AAATACTGGGCCTTTCCGAGGAAGAAAAGGCAAAGATGTATGACCTGGCAGCAAGGGAACGCAATCAAATCCCGGCAGATCTAGAGGATATAATGCTGTATGACAACATCGGCGAAATGGCAAGATTTGCCTTGAGACAGTCCAATGCCGGGGTTGTTACCGAAGAAGACTGGAAGAAGTTTATCCTGTATATTAAAACCCGAGTTTGGCGACAAATATTTCCATGCCAATGGTGACAAGGGTTCCTGGTT
This DNA window, taken from Peptococcaceae bacterium, encodes the following:
- a CDS encoding helix-turn-helix transcriptional regulator, giving the protein MKEQYMRFGDFIKKKRLSDPRELTLKDMSERLGMSIGMLSDIENNRKKPFDSDKIEKFAEILGLSEEEKAKMYDLAARERNQIPADLEDIMLYDNIGEMARFALRQSNAGVVTEEDWKKFILYIKTRVWRQIFPCQW